One genomic segment of Canis lupus familiaris isolate Mischka breed German Shepherd chromosome 22, alternate assembly UU_Cfam_GSD_1.0, whole genome shotgun sequence includes these proteins:
- the TSC22D1 gene encoding TSC22 domain family protein 1 isoform X5, with translation MKSQWCRPVAMDLGVYQLRHFSISFLSSLLGTENASVRLDNSSSGASVVAIDNKIEQAMDLVKSHLMYAVREEVEVLKEQIKELIEKNSQLEQENNLLKTLASPEQLAQFQAQLQTGSPPATTQPQGTTQPPAQPASQGSGPTA, from the exons ATGAAATCCCAATGGTGTAGACCAGTGGCGATGGATCTAGGAGTTTACCAACTGAgacatttttcaatttctttcttgtcATCCTTGCTGGGGACTGAAAACGCCTCTGTGAGACTTGACAATAG CTCCTCTGGTGCAAGTGTGGTAGCTATTGACAACAAAATCGAGCAAGCTATG GATCTGGTGAAAAGCCATTTGATGTATGCGGTTAGAGAGGAAGTGGAGGTCCTCAAAGAGCAAATCAAAGAACTAATAGAGAAAAATTCCCAGCTGGAGCAGGAAAACAATCTGCTGAAGACACTGGCCAGCCCCGAGCAGCTCGCCCAGTTTCAGGCCCAGCTGCAGACTGGCTCCCCGCCTGCCACCACACAGCCACAGGGGACCACGCAGCCCCCGGCCCAGCCAGCGTCCCAGGGCTCAGGACCAACCGCGTAG
- the TSC22D1 gene encoding TSC22 domain family protein 1 isoform X6 → MDLVKSHLMYAVREEVEVLKEQIKELIEKNSQLEQENNLLKTLASPEQLAQFQAQLQTGSPPATTQPQGTTQPPAQPASQGSGPTA, encoded by the exons ATG GATCTGGTGAAAAGCCATTTGATGTATGCGGTTAGAGAGGAAGTGGAGGTCCTCAAAGAGCAAATCAAAGAACTAATAGAGAAAAATTCCCAGCTGGAGCAGGAAAACAATCTGCTGAAGACACTGGCCAGCCCCGAGCAGCTCGCCCAGTTTCAGGCCCAGCTGCAGACTGGCTCCCCGCCTGCCACCACACAGCCACAGGGGACCACGCAGCCCCCGGCCCAGCCAGCGTCCCAGGGCTCAGGACCAACCGCGTAG
- the TSC22D1 gene encoding TSC22 domain family protein 1 isoform X4: MLCRNWLQPVPREAVGAEGGGGRAWTSRAPGSRRRPGPGPEPGEWARGCPPSRPRAAEDAQAFKKPDPLDLVKSHLMYAVREEVEVLKEQIKELIEKNSQLEQENNLLKTLASPEQLAQFQAQLQTGSPPATTQPQGTTQPPAQPASQGSGPTA; this comes from the exons ATGCTCTGTAGGAACTGGCTGCAGCCGGTGCCGAGGGAGGCggtgggggcggagggcgggggagggcgggccTGGACATcccgggctcccggctcccgcCGCCGTCCAGGGCCCGGCCCGGAGCCCGGGGAGTGGGCGCGCGGGTGTCCGCCTTCCCGGCCCAGGGCCGCAGAGGACGCACAGGCTTTTAAAAAGCCCGATCCCCTC GATCTGGTGAAAAGCCATTTGATGTATGCGGTTAGAGAGGAAGTGGAGGTCCTCAAAGAGCAAATCAAAGAACTAATAGAGAAAAATTCCCAGCTGGAGCAGGAAAACAATCTGCTGAAGACACTGGCCAGCCCCGAGCAGCTCGCCCAGTTTCAGGCCCAGCTGCAGACTGGCTCCCCGCCTGCCACCACACAGCCACAGGGGACCACGCAGCCCCCGGCCCAGCCAGCGTCCCAGGGCTCAGGACCAACCGCGTAG